The Terriglobales bacterium genome includes a region encoding these proteins:
- a CDS encoding cold-shock protein — protein MSTTKEKGTVKWFNGAKGYGFIQRSTGEDVFVHFSVIQENGYRTLNEGEVVEFELLKGPKGLQASNVVRGNA, from the coding sequence GTGAGTACTACTAAGGAGAAGGGTACAGTGAAGTGGTTCAACGGAGCCAAGGGTTATGGATTTATTCAGCGCTCCACTGGCGAGGACGTATTTGTCCATTTTTCCGTAATCCAGGAAAACGGCTACCGCACTTTGAACGAAGGCGAAGTGGTTGAGTTCGAACTGCTGAAAGGCCCCAAGGGGCTGCAGGCATCGAACGTCGTGCGCGGCAACGCGTAG